A single genomic interval of Piliocolobus tephrosceles isolate RC106 chromosome 7, ASM277652v3, whole genome shotgun sequence harbors:
- the LOC111532046 gene encoding cysteine and histidine-rich protein 1-like, producing MAPKPGAEWSTALSHLVLGVVSLHAAVSTAQASRGAAAGFLLQVLAATIMLAPGLSTHEDCLAGAWVATVIGLPLLAFDFHWVNGDRSSANLLLGGGMVLAVAGGHLSPEGRSVAGQAMLLVVAVTILIVAVFTANTYGMWGGTMLGVAGLLSRLEEDRLLLLPKEDICRWALAAGSWAYCRALHTQRLQWE from the exons ATGGCCCCCAAGCCGGGGGCCGAGTGGAGCACAGCCCTGTCCCATCTGGTGCTGGGAGTGGTGTCTCTGCACGCAGCCGTGAGCACAGCCCAG GCAAGTCGAGGGGCTGCTGCTGGCTTCCTGCTCCAGGTCTTGGCTGCCACCATCATGCTGGCCCCAGGGCTGAGCACACATGAAGACTGTCTTGCTGGAGCCTGGGTGGCCACCGTCATCGGCCTGCCCCTTCTGGCCTTCGATTTCCACTGGGTGAATGGGGACCGCTCCTCTGCCAACCTGCTCCTGGGAGGAGGCATGGTGCTGGCAGTGGCTGGCGGCCACCTCAGCCCTGAGGGCCGCTCTGTGGCTGGTCAGGCAATGCTGTTGGTGGTCGCAGTGACCATCCTCATTGTAGCTGTCTTCACGGCCAACACTTATGGGATGTGGGGGGGGACCATGCTGGGTGTGGCAGGCCTCCTGAGCCGGCTGGAGGAAGATAGGCTACTGCTGCTACCAAAGGAGGATATCTGTCGCTGGGCCCTGGCTGCAGGCAGCTGGGCTTACTGCCGGGCCCTACATACACAGCGCCTGCAGTGGGAATGA